Genomic segment of Coffea arabica cultivar ET-39 chromosome 1e, Coffea Arabica ET-39 HiFi, whole genome shotgun sequence:
AAGGCTACCATATATGCCTCCACAAACTGCAGCTTCCAAATTGCAAGCACAGAAGGTTCTTCAAGAATTATGCCACTTTTCAAATGGTGAGATGAGGATTCAGAAACACCACTAGCAGGCAAGTTATGATATATGAGAGGACCTGCAAGTTAAACTTTCACAAGAGATTAATCAGAATGTAAATTGACAAAACGAGGAGATTGGATAAGAAGATGTAAAATCCAGAGAACGAAAAACTTTAAAATTCCATTTAGCATTGATCTAAATTCATATTTCAAGATATATGCAGTAATAAGAAATCCCGCAATACTTCCTTGAAACTATCTCTTGAAATAATTCTCAAGTTATTATTATACCCAAACCATCACACAAGCACTTCTAGATAAAGTTAAATTCTCGAGATGTTCTGGGACTCCCATATTTGCAATTTTGTCCCTCTATTTGAGAATTCAGGACACTTCATTATCATGTGGAAAGGCACACTCTAGCTGCTTAATTTGACAGTCTGGGAAGCTGGATGTGTATTAAAATACAACTTTCCTAAGCAATCAGATTCAGTTACTTTTTGGTTTCAAAAGGTTTCATGATCTAAATTTCATGTGTGCTCAGAAAAAGCTTATGCAACTAATTGGCAGAAAAAGTCATCCAAATGAATGACGTAGTCTTATGGACAATTAAAGGTGAGAGTTACCTTCCATGCTCTCTGAATGCATTAAGATGTCAACAATCTGCTCGCTTCCCTCTTCTTCATCCTTAAGGACTTCAGAGTACTCTTGATGGAACTTGTTCACTCGTCTGTATGAAATATTCTCAGCAGGCACCCAGTCGACTGGCCTCTCACTTCTTTCCCTGATACACCaaaaaatttggaattttttcttttttataccGTTGAACATCTTATATCTCTACAAGTATAGATATCATTCAATAGCATGAACAAAGTAAACTCAAAAGGCCAAAATGAGTATAATTGGAACATACAACGGAAGGGACAAATAGGGCCACTGCTTGTCTTGTGCATAGGCATGTGTAAGCAATAGCCCATATTGTAGCACTGTCAACAAAGACTCCCACAAAGTAACAACATTTGGAGTCCACACCTGCAAAGAACAACAAAGCTGAATCTTAGCACACAGGCAGTGTCTTTGGTGTACCGTCTTAAAATGAAATTGTGAAAGAAGACATCAAATGCAAGTGAAAACCACAATCGTTTTGAATATCAGTCACACGACATTCTTGcatagaaaataaaatattctCCTTCACAGAGATTCCTgttaaaaaattatatctgtTTGCCCTGCTTCCAAATATGCCTGTGAAGTGCATAAGGTAAAATGATAAGCAAATGAACTTAAGAAAACTCAACTCACGCGCTAAATGCTCAACACGTGCATGAATTGAAGATAAACAGAAGGACCAGCACTGACACTAGCATTTCAACTTATTACAGAGAAAGAAATGGCACATACAAGGCTCATGCTTTGTTTAGAATGTCAAACTTTATTGGTAAAGTTAGCCTGTATAGTGACAGGAAAGGTGAAATCATTGATCTTCATCCCTATAACtgaaaactatatttaataCCTATCTTTCCATTCTCTAAAGAAGTAACTGGAATATGAATCTCTCAATTACAGCATCTTTCTTCTCTAGGTAAAATGGTGATTGCTGCATTAAACAGGTAACCTATTAAACAGTGTAGAAGGTCTGCTCTAAGATGTTCGCTTAAGCAAAATGATCAAAAGCTCAATACAGAAATGAAAATCACCTCCAGTATGATGTAGAGCCAGATGTAAGCCCAAAAGGACCAAAAGAGCTCTACCAGCCAGACACCAAGATCAGATATCTTTTTGAGTTCTCCAGCTTTAGGAACAACAACACAGACGGCATGTATTGGAAATAGATCAAAAGCAGCTGAACCAACAAGTGTCCCAGGACCCAAACCTGAAATTTAAGTACGTATCAAGACAGAACGTAACAACTTATCTAGACTTAAATACAGACGGATTCCAGAAAACCAAAAGAATGAAACAGAAAAAATGAACATAAAATTTTACCACGAAATTTATAAAGGATCAGCATGATAACCAAGAAAGCAATTTGCGGTAGAACAATAAAACTTTGAATCAGGTCACTCACGCCTTCTTACCTCTTAACACTTTCGAGTTGTAACTCCTAGTAAGAGAAGTAATCGTGACCAGAACGCATACGaatggaaaaaaggaaagaccAACCTCCAGCATATAGGTTTCCAAGATTTCGGATAGCATCAATTGTggctaaagaaatttgagggAAGCTAGTCCCAAAGGCCAGCAAACTGATGTCGGCAATGGCATAATTCCACACCTTTTCATATTCAATGGTTTCAGCCCCTGTAAGGGGATCTACCTTGACCACCTGCCGACTATGCTTGACAACGTTTTCCATTGATCGGAAAAATCGAGCAGTAATAGCTGACAGGCCGATAAAACAGTAGGCGAGCAACGCAAAATACAAGAATGCTCTGGAGGTATTGCCCAGTACAGTTTCGTGATGGAAAAGCAGATAGGACTCGCATTTCTCATTCCCAGCAATCATACTGCCGCGAGAACCACTGTCGTGATAATAAACTGCTCCACCATGCATGCTACAGCTGTCACCCGTCTGATTTTGGGGAGCATCCAGCAATTTTAGGAATCCCTTGCGGCATTCACTGGATGGTATTTTGTAATTGGAGAGTTGAATTTAAATAGATTTGGCCTTTTAAAAGGTGAATCTTAAGGCCGCAATGGATGCTGGCCTGGCGTTGAATCGAAGgcagagagggagagagagtcTAACATACTGCCGCTGCTTCTACTCGTATTATTAGTAGTAATTTACTTCGGCAGTGGATTCAATTATTAGTGGCAAtttaatcaaagggaaaatgcaCTCCCCATCTCTAATGTTTAAGGTGGTAACTAATTTATTCCTAAAATTTTATGCAAAACATATTTTATccttataatttttaaatttgactAATTTCATACTTAAAAGTTTCACACAAACACATTTCATTCTCATAATTTCATAAATTTGACTAATTGAGGACAATTAATGGATTGCCAAGTAATTTACATGGAATATCGTCACCTTGACCACAATATACCCTTTAGTGAAAAAATATTAGATCAACAAAAAGTACAAAAATCTTTTCTTAAGTCACTTTTTCATTTTAGtacaaaaaaaaacataagAAATTTTTATTCACTATTACTCTCTTCTTAATCACAATTGAATAAGAAGATCCAAGGAAAATGAAGTAATGGAAAAGAAACAGTCCTACTATAGCCAATtgaaaaaaatatcaaataaccccACTATAATTAATTAGAGAAAAATATTAATGCGAAAGAATGAATGGTTTGGACTCTCATTTATTTCCAAAATTTTGTCTTGTTGCATCACATACATATGTTTcaattatctatttattttttaatttatatattttatttcaaatacatcatatcacaattaaaaaaacaaaagaaatagtcTCGTATCAAAAAATACTTGTTATTATTTCTGTAATTTAATCAATAAGTGAATTAAGTATTAATGATACAATTACTGACAGGACATATGATGATATAATGTCTAAATTGATTAACAATCATTTAATTATCCTCAATTGGTAGAAATTATGAAACTATGATGATTAAATGTGTTCTACATAATCTTCAGAGACAAAATTGgttaaaattataaaactatGACATGAAATAtgttttgtataaaattttaggGATGAAATTAATTAACATCTTAAAATATTGAGGATGAACATTTTTCCCTTTAATCAAACGAAAGTTGTTATCACCCACCACAAccacttacttttttttttaacaaaaaaaaaaaaaaaacatgattgGTTGGTCGCTTACGTACAGCTGCGTATGCCTATATTGATTTGACGTTGCTGCAGCCTACATCTGAAAAACGCGAGGCACTTAATAAATTATGGGCGTTCGGTGATGGGGGACCATATTGGACTCAAGGAAGGGGCAGCGTGTAACTTGACCAGCCACAAAAGCCCGCATCAAATTTCACGACTTTAGAGATTGATGATGACGTCACTCGATCtttattcctcttcttcttcttctttttcggtTATGCGGGGATTATCCTTCTCTTTTTTAGTAaccacataaaaaaaaatcaaccaaaaggaaaaatgtTGAGTGATTATTTTACTGGCTATttatattgctattttcctaaaatactctcacattaaatagagtacaattttatggaaacttgaattgatggtaaaagaATCAACTCTTATTAAATAGAATCGATTTATAATAACAATAACTTAcattaaataaaattattttagaaaaattaaaatacagtTGCATTATTTCATTGAAAAAGTGTATTACAATTTGaaacagacgaaaaaggaaaataggactatcaaagtgggacggaggagTACATCATTCCAGACGATTATCAGTGACCCCACATACTTCCGATCCTTCCTTGGTCTTACTTGGTAGACGGATGTCAGCCATTGCATGTGTCACCTTCAAGAATTAATCTTAATAAATCTCACCTTGAAATGAAAGAGTTAATCACAAGACAACGAACATGTCACAATCGGATGCATAATAAATGTGTTaagatttaaattttaaattcaaattaggAGTTGAAAATTTGTGCACCCGAGTGTTTTTAGAATCATTTGATCCAAGCAGTTTAATCGGCCGGCAAAAGCAAAGCACTCTCTTTCCGGCCTTCTACCGCGTTCTGTAACTCTCTCCAGTCGAGCGTATGAAGATTCAGTCCACTCTAAACCATGCATGAGATGTTTCGATCAAACTGGAAGACCAGAACAAAACCTACTTCCCAGCAACATTTAAGATGAAGCTGGGGGATTTTTTCTCAATATCTCGTATCAGATCTGGAAAACCTGATCCAAGCGGTTGCTCACCGTTGTtggccgggggggggggggggtgttaaGTTTAGTGTCCGACACAGAGATCATTCATGATGCTTGGAGAATCCGGAATGCTCCTCTCTTTTGGTCCAGTGCCCCTAGAGAGTGCAATCTCAAGgcatatctatatctatatgtatttaGGAAGGGGTTTTTAGCAGAAACCTtctcaatggcttctaaacttctcattcttttttctagatttttgtatttattttaatacataaaatgtagtggattataacccaccttatcaccaatcaaatttaaattcaaaatattcccattatctcttaactcatccttcAACCACTCCTATATTTCCTCCCACGTTTCCCACTATCATCATACCACGTTTTAGTATATGTACATTTCTGCCATTAACTACCTAGGAGCAGCAATTGATGATCATGGGATTATATCGCTATCTCTAAGCAAGGTAATGATGTTATGCTAATCATTTCTTCCTTTATTTCGCATCTTATATACTCTCTCCTATTATTTTCCATCAATTGTGTGCATTTAGTATTACAAGGTAATCTACaccgattaaaatattattacaAAATCCAGGCTACACCGATTAAAACGTCGTTCGCACCAAATTAAAAATTCTGGTACCATGTTTTCTTTAAATAGTGGCATTTCCAttataatttcaaatattattcccaatactgtaatattttttttttatttttgattatttcCAATAATATAATGTCTATAATTTTTTCCCAACCCTTTTACTGATCGACTTAATTAACTTATTGAGTTAATTCCCTCATCCTCTCTCtcaatttcttatttattttttattttctattgattttgtttcttttgagaGCAGTAATGGAAGATATTATGGGCAGAGACTTCAGCAGAAATAAACCTTCTTGCGGAGAACTGGAAGTATATTCTTGCCGGCTTAATTTTTCAGGTCGGTCCCCTCTGCCTTTTAAGTatgttttgcttttgctttgctttttgtcatgaatgatattgtattgattttctgatcatccattatttttgaaaattttttacaaaattctatgAACGGTTGTTTGCTTATTGTTACACCGTAAAGCAAAGATACTCAATAGTGGGATAAAGTATAAATACAAAATCACAAGCACATGCTCCAAAAGACCCATTAAAGGCATGATTTATGCATCGACCATGCTGTTGCTACTCAAACAGCAGCAATTCAGCGAAATGGAAAGTGGAAGCGATGTGTGTGAAGAACGAAATTGTAAAGTTTAGTTGTACTTATTGTTCATGATAAGACGCAAACTCGAACCATCAGAGTAAGGCCTGTTAAACCTCTAATAATTAACCAACGTGATCTTCTGGAATCTCATTTTAAGGCCTGCGATAGCCTCGCTCATTAAAGCTGCTTGGCAGTGTACTTGAAGGCCCTGTTTTTTCAATCATATTTAAACTTCACTTGGAAGTCAAATTACAACCTTCTTGATCTCATGTTTCTTTAACTCGAGACACAGCATCAGGAAACGTTGGAAATTCATCTTGCATAGCAATAACTCTTACGTGAAGAGGATCAAAAGAGACTAAAGAATTCAGATACCAGTGTAGCAGTTATTGCATTAAGATTGATACAAAATGAGTGATAACAATTATGAGCATACCTGATCTAGAAATGCACCCTTTTGGTTTGCTTGAATCCAGCTTGAAACTGTCGGCTGTTCTAATGCAGATGCTATTGACAAAATGACTAGCTATTTCTTCCAAGTTCTGAATTCTTCAATATCGGCAAGCATTAGAACAGTCTTAAAAGGCAgatggtgttttttttttttttttgaaatgaagTCCTCGATAGCACATAGATTTTGTTTCAAAGTAAAGTTGGACAAAAAAAagttaatcatttaatttaattgaaTAGACTTAATGTCCCATTAATTGCCATATATCCCATTAATTGTAATGTAATTAATGGGATAGACATTAATGGTATTTGACAATTAATGGGATAGACATTAAGCACATAGATTTGACTTCTTTAGTATATCAAGCAACATGCCAATTGTAACCtaataataagaaaataaagaacAGATGCTGAAAATGAAGTTATGAAATTACTTTGGAATTTTCAGAACTTTTAACAAGGTCAAATATGTTAATTGTAACGTAATTAATGGGATAGACATTAATGGTATTTGACAATTAATGGGATAGACATTAAGCACATAGATTTGATTTCTTTAGTTTATCAGGCAGCATGCCAATTGTAACGTAATAATAAGAAAATAGTGAGCAGATGCTGAAACTGAAGTTATGAAATTACTTTGGAATTTTTCAGAACTTTTAACAAGGTCAAATATGTTAAAATTAAAACGCAAAGAGCGAAATGAGAATTAGTCCAAATCATAttacatttaaattttgttggttcaattttttcacctttatttattcatcattttatttttttcaataatatcagcaccgtgcgtagcacggATATTCACACTAGTATACTAGTAACGACAGAACTTTTGTATTATATCCATCACTTCAGCCATTGAAGCCTCAATTCTATCGCTTTCTAAACACAACCACCATAGGGAAACTTCATCATTGTTCAAGTGGACTTGAAACCAATCATGCCCTCACCCAACCGTAtccctatttttctttttttcttttttttttttttgggtctaacCACCCGGTATCCCTTTCGGACTAATCTGGATTCGGCCCGAAGAGCGCCCGCAGAGTTTGACTCTTACTCGAGGGTGAAGGCCTGGCCCTGAAGTTATCGCAGGAACGCAGCGAGGATCGAACCTTGGTCATCCTGCTCGCATTACCAGCCGCTTACCACTGGCCCCAACTCCTCGGGTTAACCGTATCCCCGTTTTTCTCTAACTCCGCATGTAGCTGTACTCAGATTGAGCCAGGACAGGTAAACATGTACATATTCAGCTAGACAACAGCATTCCGTATCACCCATAAAAAAATTCAACTGACAAATGTTAAATTCAGAGCTTATTCCAAGGAAAGTTGACAACAATCATCAATTACTACAAAATTGATTAACATGAGATGCAACCAACATATCCAAAATGCCAAGGATAAAGTGACAATAATACCATATAAAGACCCGAATAACCACAACTCTCAATTTTAATGCTTAGAGAAAAGCCAAGCCATAGATTACATGTCCCTTTTGCAAGTAAACAAAACTTTTAAGCTGACAATAACTCCAACAGGTAGCAAGGTTACAAGAGTAACTAAAAAGAGGGTT
This window contains:
- the LOC113735062 gene encoding magnesium/proton exchanger-like isoform X2, with product MLSEILETYMLEVGLSFFPFVCVLVTITSLTRSYNSKVLRGLGPGTLVGSAAFDLFPIHAVCVVVPKAGELKKISDLGVWLVELFWSFWAYIWLYIILEVWTPNVVTLWESLLTVLQYGLLLTHAYAQDKQWPYLSLPLERSERPVDWVPAENISYRRVNKFHQEYSEVLKDEEEGSEQIVDILMHSESMEGPLIYHNLPASGVSESSSHHLKSGIILEEPSVLAIWKLQFVEAYMLERRDSRKLNNMCLRLARIFWQLLLAPWRLLFAFVPPCQIAHGWIAFICSLAFISGIAYVVTQLTDLISCVTGINAYVIAFTALAGGTSWPDLVASKIAAERQITADSAIANITCSNSVNIYVGIGIPWLIDTIYNFIAYNEPLRIKNAEGLSFSLLVFFCTSVGCIGVLVLRRRTLGAELGGPKIWAWITSVYFMFLWLIFVVLSSLRVSGII
- the LOC113735062 gene encoding magnesium/proton exchanger-like isoform X1, which translates into the protein MHGGAVYYHDSGSRGSMIAGNEKCESYLLFHHETVLGNTSRAFLYFALLAYCFIGLSAITARFFRSMENVVKHSRQVVKVDPLTGAETIEYEKVWNYAIADISLLAFGTSFPQISLATIDAIRNLGNLYAGGLGPGTLVGSAAFDLFPIHAVCVVVPKAGELKKISDLGVWLVELFWSFWAYIWLYIILEVWTPNVVTLWESLLTVLQYGLLLTHAYAQDKQWPYLSLPLERSERPVDWVPAENISYRRVNKFHQEYSEVLKDEEEGSEQIVDILMHSESMEGPLIYHNLPASGVSESSSHHLKSGIILEEPSVLAIWKLQFVEAYMLERRDSRKLNNMCLRLARIFWQLLLAPWRLLFAFVPPCQIAHGWIAFICSLAFISGIAYVVTQLTDLISCVTGINAYVIAFTALAGGTSWPDLVASKIAAERQITADSAIANITCSNSVNIYVGIGIPWLIDTIYNFIAYNEPLRIKNAEGLSFSLLVFFCTSVGCIGVLVLRRRTLGAELGGPKIWAWITSVYFMFLWLIFVVLSSLRVSGII